In Gossypium arboreum isolate Shixiya-1 chromosome 5, ASM2569848v2, whole genome shotgun sequence, a single genomic region encodes these proteins:
- the LOC128292620 gene encoding ras-related protein RABB1c-like: MSYAYLFKYIIIGDTGVGKSCLLLQFTDKRFQPVHDLTIGVEFGARMITIDNKPIKLQIWDTAGQESFRSITRSYYRGAAGALLVYDITRRETFNHLASWLEDARQHANANMTIMLIGNKCDLAHRRAVTTEEGQQFAKDHGLIFMEASAKTAQNVEEAFIKTASTIYTKIQDGVLMSQMRFLPLLNHAYIW; this comes from the exons ATGTCTTACGCTTACCTCTTCAAGTACATAATCATCGGTGATACTG GAGTGGGGAAATCATGCCTCCTCCTTCAGTTCACCGACAAACGGTTTCAGCCGGTACATGATCTTACCATCGGGGTCGAATTCGGGGCCAGGATGATCACCATCGATAACAAACCCATTAAGCTGCAAATCTGGGACACC GCAGGTCAAGAATCCTTTAGATCCATCACAAGATCCTACTACAGAGGAGCTGCTGGTGCCCTGCTTGTCTATGATATCACCAG GAGGGAAACTTTTAATCACTTGGCTAGCTGGTTGGAGGATGCCAGACAGCACGCTAATGCTAACATGACTATTATGCTGATTGGTAATAAGTGTGACCTTGCTCATAGAAGGGCTGTAACCACCGAGGAAGGCCAGCAATTCGCCAAGGACCATGGTTTGATCTTCATGGAGGCCTCTGCTAAAACTGCTCAGAATGTTGAAGAG GCATTTATAAAAACTGCTTCAACCATATACACCAAGATTCAGGATGGGGTTTTGATGTCTCAAATGAGGTTCTTACCTCTTCTTAACCATGCTTACATTTGGTAG
- the LOC108453725 gene encoding ras-related protein RABB1c has product MSYAYLFKYIIIGDTGVGKSCLLLQFTDKRFQPVHDLTIGVEFGARMITIDNKPIKLQIWDTAGQESFRSITRSYYRGAAGALLVYDITRRETFNHLASWLEDARQHANANMTIMLIGNKCDLAHRRAVTTEEGQQFAKDHGLIFMEASAKTAQNVEEAFIKTASTIYTKIQDGVFDVSNESYGIKVGYGGIPGPSGGRDGSSSQGGGCCN; this is encoded by the exons ATGTCTTACGCTTACCTCTTCAAGTACATAATCATCGGTGATACTG GAGTGGGGAAATCATGCCTCCTCCTTCAGTTCACCGACAAACGGTTTCAGCCGGTACATGATCTTACCATCGGGGTCGAATTCGGGGCCAGGATGATCACCATCGATAACAAACCCATTAAGCTGCAAATCTGGGACACC GCAGGTCAAGAATCCTTTAGATCCATCACAAGATCCTACTACAGAGGAGCTGCTGGTGCCCTGCTTGTCTATGATATCACCAG GAGGGAAACTTTTAATCACTTGGCTAGCTGGTTGGAGGATGCCAGACAGCACGCTAATGCTAACATGACTATTATGCTGATTGGTAATAAGTGTGACCTTGCTCATAGAAGGGCTGTAACCACCGAGGAAGGCCAGCAATTCGCCAAGGACCATGGTTTGATCTTCATGGAGGCCTCTGCTAAAACTGCTCAGAATGTTGAAGAG GCATTTATAAAAACTGCTTCAACCATATACACCAAGATTCAGGATGGGGTTTTTGATGTCTCAAATGAG TCTTATGGCATAAAAGTTGGATACGGTGGAATTCCGGGGCCATCTGGAGGCCGAGATGGTTCTTCTTCTCAAGGCGGTGGCTGCTGCAATTGA